A part of Sinorhizobium chiapasense genomic DNA contains:
- the ppx gene encoding exopolyphosphatase, protein MVESEAQGRLPGIRPVSVVDIGSNSIRLVIYEGLSRAPAVLFNEKVMCGLGRGIDATGRMAEENVERALKALQRFRALSDQARATTMYALATAAAREASNGPSFIEKAEAILGCKVRILSGEQEAHFSAMGIVSGYHDPDGIVGDLGGGSLELVDVEGKRIGKGITLPLGGIRLFEHSNGSLPKARTWVRKFMKEAAVLKGGTGRTFYAVGGTWRSIAKLHMEARNYPLHMMQGYEISYDEAMSLLPEVIEPKNIKPSAYATISKSRRSLLPFGAVTMQEALSIMKPGRISFSALGVREGYLFSLLSEAERVLDPLLTAADEIAILRARSPEHARELAEWTGRMVPHFGVEETEEESRYRQAACLLADISWRAHPDYRGLQALNIIAHSSFSGITHAGRAYIALANYYRFEGLNDDGATEPLAGITTERLLELAKLLGGLLRVAYLFSASMPGVTRHLGLRRSPRPDVDLEFVVPAAYSEFEGERLDGRLQQLSKLTGKRLAFHFEN, encoded by the coding sequence ATGGTAGAATCTGAAGCGCAGGGGCGTCTGCCCGGCATCCGGCCGGTCTCCGTTGTGGATATCGGTTCCAACTCTATTCGCCTTGTCATCTACGAAGGGCTCAGCCGCGCGCCGGCGGTGCTTTTCAACGAGAAGGTCATGTGTGGCCTCGGCAGGGGCATCGATGCGACTGGCCGGATGGCGGAAGAGAACGTCGAACGGGCGCTGAAGGCGCTTCAGCGCTTTCGGGCGCTGTCGGATCAGGCGCGGGCCACCACGATGTATGCGTTGGCGACGGCCGCCGCGCGCGAAGCCTCCAACGGTCCGTCTTTCATCGAAAAGGCGGAGGCTATCCTCGGTTGCAAGGTTCGCATCCTCAGCGGCGAGCAGGAGGCCCATTTCTCGGCCATGGGCATTGTCAGCGGCTATCACGATCCCGACGGGATCGTGGGCGACCTCGGCGGCGGTTCCCTCGAACTCGTCGACGTCGAGGGCAAGCGCATCGGCAAAGGCATTACACTACCGCTCGGCGGCATCCGTCTCTTCGAACACAGCAACGGCTCGCTGCCGAAGGCGCGGACCTGGGTCCGCAAGTTCATGAAAGAAGCGGCCGTGCTGAAGGGCGGCACGGGGCGCACGTTCTACGCCGTCGGCGGTACATGGCGGTCGATCGCCAAGCTTCATATGGAAGCTCGCAACTACCCGCTGCATATGATGCAGGGCTATGAGATTTCCTATGACGAGGCGATGTCTCTCCTGCCCGAAGTGATCGAGCCCAAGAACATCAAACCGTCTGCCTACGCGACAATCTCCAAGAGCCGCCGCAGCCTGTTGCCCTTCGGGGCCGTAACGATGCAGGAAGCCCTCTCGATCATGAAGCCGGGGCGGATCTCTTTCTCTGCGCTCGGCGTTCGCGAGGGCTATCTTTTCTCGCTGCTTTCCGAAGCCGAACGCGTGCTGGACCCGTTGCTGACGGCCGCCGACGAGATCGCGATCCTGCGCGCCCGCTCGCCCGAGCACGCCCGCGAACTTGCGGAATGGACCGGGCGCATGGTGCCGCACTTCGGTGTGGAGGAGACGGAAGAGGAGAGCCGATACCGCCAGGCTGCCTGCCTGCTCGCCGACATCAGTTGGCGGGCCCATCCGGACTATCGGGGACTTCAGGCGCTCAACATCATCGCGCACTCGTCCTTTTCCGGCATCACGCATGCCGGCCGGGCCTATATCGCCCTTGCGAACTATTACCGTTTCGAAGGCCTTAACGACGACGGTGCCACCGAGCCCCTCGCGGGTATCACGACGGAGCGGTTGCTCGAACTCGCCAAGCTGCTGGGCGGCCTGCTGCGCGTCGCCTATCTTTTCTCGGCGTCGATGCCGGGTGTCACGCGCCACCTCGGCTTGCGGCGATCGCCGCGTCCGGATGTCGATCTCGAATTCGTCGTGCCGGCGGCCTATTCCGAGTTCGAGGGCGAACGGCTGGATGGCCGTCTTCAGCAGCTCAGCAAGCTGACAGGCAAGCGACTCGCCTTCCATTTCGAAAACTGA
- a CDS encoding DUF2000 family protein has product MFETKFAIVLRDDLAMWQKLNVTAFLATGIVGQKPEIIGEAYRDAAGHVYNALSIQPIIVLSAGGVTLGDIQRRALAKGVRTSIYIDEMFSTGHDAANREVFSKSAPDNARVAGIAIHAEKKLVDKITKGAKLHG; this is encoded by the coding sequence ATGTTCGAGACGAAGTTTGCAATCGTCCTGCGGGACGACCTCGCCATGTGGCAGAAACTGAACGTCACAGCCTTCCTTGCCACCGGCATTGTCGGGCAGAAGCCGGAGATTATCGGAGAGGCGTATCGCGATGCCGCCGGCCATGTCTACAACGCGCTAAGCATCCAGCCCATCATCGTCCTCTCGGCAGGCGGTGTCACGCTCGGAGATATTCAGCGGCGGGCTTTGGCGAAGGGTGTTCGCACCTCCATCTACATCGACGAAATGTTCTCGACCGGCCACGACGCCGCCAACCGGGAAGTCTTTTCCAAGTCGGCACCCGACAATGCCCGGGTGGCGGGGATCGCGATCCATGCGGAGAAGAAGCTCGTGGACAAGATCACGAAGGGGGCAAAGCTGCACGGTTAG
- a CDS encoding esterase-like activity of phytase family protein: MTKAFFASAALALVMTTTALAEEKVFPATLKAHAILPANTIIAAPADAADYLKTSGKFTTADRKRAVELGSVPGTDGVRPTGLSLPFNGQPMQGFSGIKTMPDGTFWSLSDNGFGNKLNSTDAMLMLHHLKIDWDAGKVEALQTVFLSDPDRKAPFPTVMEGSANRYLTGADFDVESIQPVEGGFWVGEEFGPYILKFDTAGKLTDVIPTVADGKPVMSPDNPTLTLQADPSKKMPAFNLKRSGGYEGLAMSKDGSKLYGLLEGPIWTDNESVEQADGRPALRIIELDVASKAWTGRSWLYPLSEGGEAIGDFNMLDEKTALVIERDNGAGTVDKACADPKDPKPDCFAVGSKLKRIYKIEISDENAGKAVRKIGYIDLLKIADPEGRKRQGGGDGYYDMPFVTIENVDRVDDTHIIVGNDNNLPFSAGRAINKADDDEFVLLEVREFLKAE, from the coding sequence ATGACGAAAGCATTTTTCGCCTCCGCGGCGCTGGCACTTGTAATGACGACAACGGCACTTGCCGAGGAGAAGGTGTTTCCGGCAACGCTGAAGGCGCATGCCATCCTGCCGGCCAACACGATCATCGCAGCACCGGCTGACGCGGCGGACTATCTCAAGACCTCGGGCAAATTCACGACGGCCGACCGGAAGCGTGCCGTCGAACTCGGCAGCGTGCCCGGCACGGACGGTGTGCGGCCGACCGGCTTGTCGCTGCCTTTCAATGGTCAGCCGATGCAAGGCTTTTCCGGCATCAAGACGATGCCGGACGGGACCTTCTGGAGCCTTTCCGACAACGGGTTCGGCAACAAGCTGAACTCGACCGACGCGATGTTGATGCTGCATCACCTCAAGATCGACTGGGATGCCGGCAAGGTCGAAGCGCTGCAAACCGTTTTCCTGTCCGATCCGGACCGCAAAGCGCCCTTCCCGACCGTCATGGAAGGCTCAGCCAACCGTTATCTCACCGGCGCCGATTTCGACGTGGAATCGATCCAGCCGGTCGAAGGCGGCTTCTGGGTAGGCGAAGAGTTCGGCCCCTACATCCTGAAATTCGATACGGCCGGCAAACTGACCGATGTCATTCCGACCGTTGCTGACGGCAAGCCGGTGATGTCGCCCGACAATCCAACGCTGACGCTGCAGGCGGACCCCTCCAAGAAAATGCCCGCCTTCAACCTGAAGCGTTCCGGCGGCTACGAAGGCCTGGCGATGTCCAAGGACGGCAGCAAGCTCTACGGCCTGCTGGAAGGGCCGATCTGGACCGATAATGAATCGGTCGAGCAGGCCGACGGTCGACCGGCGCTCAGAATCATCGAACTCGATGTCGCCAGCAAAGCCTGGACCGGCCGCAGCTGGCTCTATCCGCTCTCCGAAGGTGGCGAGGCGATCGGTGACTTCAACATGCTCGACGAGAAGACTGCGCTGGTCATCGAGCGCGACAACGGGGCCGGCACTGTCGACAAGGCATGCGCAGACCCGAAGGATCCGAAACCTGACTGCTTCGCCGTCGGCTCGAAGCTCAAGCGCATCTACAAGATCGAGATCAGCGACGAGAACGCCGGCAAGGCCGTGCGCAAGATCGGTTACATCGATCTTCTCAAGATCGCCGATCCGGAAGGCAGAAAGCGCCAGGGCGGCGGTGATGGCTACTACGACATGCCCTTCGTTACGATCGAGAACGTCGATCGCGTCGACGACACGCATATCATCGTTGGCAACGACAACAACCTGCCCTTCTCCGCTGGCCGCGCCATCAACAAGGCGGACGACGATGAGTTCGTGTTGCTCGAAGTCCGCGAATTCCTGAAGGCCGAATGA